The following coding sequences lie in one Ostrea edulis chromosome 8, xbOstEdul1.1, whole genome shotgun sequence genomic window:
- the LOC125662746 gene encoding serine protease inhibitor Cvsi-2-like, producing MKAVILCLALFVAVVTSERCSFSHHECSSVSCSAGTPHCVLGTCTCTTNTGKACTAGSDCDGHCLLHRPQHCVDGHCHCAFDSLIGGLGGLGGGHA from the exons ATGAAGGCCGTTATTCTCTGTCTCGCCCTTTTTGTCGCCGTTG TTACATCGGAGCGTTGCTCTTTTTCCCACCATGAGTGTAGCAGTGTGTCGTGTTCAGCTGGTACTCCTCACTGCGTATTAGGAACTTGCACTTGTACTACAAATACAGGAAAAG CTTGCACGGCGGGTTCTGACTGTGACGGGCATTGTCTGTTACATCGTCCACAACACTGCGTGGATGGACATTGTCACTGTGCCTTTGATAGCCTCATCGGCGGTCTCGGCGGTCTTGGCGGTGGTCATGCATAA